A part of Geothrix oryzae genomic DNA contains:
- a CDS encoding NADH-quinone oxidoreductase subunit N: MSLTPSQWAALLPLILPALGACLIPLMSLDKDQATAKWIRAVMYGTALLAVGASFWYLTDLWQTGAQPSFFQLRMDRLAQFTGIFLLVAAALTILQSWDHFHQEGWVKGESLSLLLFSVVGMMLFASTTHFVALFLGLELFSVPLYALVGTVRARPQSAEGGMKYFITGAVASSCFLMGGVLIYGLSGSLDLTTAAVILKAQGLALDPLVLAGAALLLLGFLFKVSAVPFHQWTPDAYEASPHPIAGFMSVATKGVAFIALLRIFPGSLAPLSAVGVKMQAVVAVLAVATLVVGNLTALVQSNVKRMLAYSSISHAGYLMLGFVAGTPAAHTGVLFYLVIYLAMNLGAFGLLTAFGLVGEHTTFEDLRGLGWKRPAMGFAAAVFMLSLAGIPPLGGFYGKYMIFRELVGTGHVGLAILGVLASLVSAYYYLRFLVALFLQAPNAEAERLASDRPAVHAPLAGATVLVAAGIVLTGGFLQYFLADGFARRALVEGLGLIR, from the coding sequence ATGAGCCTCACCCCCAGCCAGTGGGCGGCCCTGCTGCCGCTGATCCTCCCGGCCCTCGGCGCCTGCCTGATCCCCCTCATGTCCCTAGACAAGGACCAGGCCACCGCCAAGTGGATCCGGGCCGTCATGTACGGCACTGCCCTCTTGGCCGTGGGCGCGAGTTTCTGGTACCTGACCGACCTCTGGCAGACCGGCGCCCAGCCCAGTTTCTTCCAGCTCCGCATGGACCGCCTGGCCCAGTTCACCGGCATCTTCCTGCTGGTGGCCGCGGCCCTCACCATCCTCCAGAGCTGGGACCACTTCCACCAGGAAGGCTGGGTGAAGGGGGAGAGCCTCTCCCTGCTCCTCTTCTCCGTGGTGGGCATGATGCTCTTCGCCTCCACGACGCACTTCGTGGCCCTGTTCCTGGGGCTGGAACTCTTCAGCGTGCCGCTCTACGCCCTGGTGGGCACTGTGCGGGCGCGGCCCCAGAGCGCCGAAGGCGGCATGAAGTACTTCATCACCGGAGCCGTGGCCTCCAGCTGCTTCCTCATGGGCGGCGTGCTGATCTACGGCCTGAGCGGCAGCCTCGATCTGACCACCGCCGCCGTCATCCTCAAGGCCCAGGGCCTGGCCCTGGATCCGCTGGTGCTGGCGGGCGCCGCCCTCCTGCTGCTGGGCTTCCTCTTCAAGGTTTCCGCCGTGCCCTTCCACCAGTGGACGCCGGACGCCTACGAGGCTTCGCCCCATCCCATCGCCGGCTTCATGTCCGTGGCCACCAAGGGCGTGGCGTTCATCGCCCTGCTCCGCATCTTCCCCGGCAGCCTGGCGCCCTTGAGCGCCGTGGGCGTGAAGATGCAGGCCGTGGTGGCCGTGCTGGCCGTGGCCACCCTGGTGGTGGGCAACCTCACCGCCCTGGTGCAGTCCAATGTGAAGCGCATGCTGGCCTATTCCAGCATCAGCCATGCGGGCTACCTGATGCTCGGCTTCGTGGCCGGCACCCCCGCCGCCCACACGGGCGTGCTGTTCTACCTGGTCATCTACCTGGCCATGAACCTGGGCGCCTTCGGCCTGCTGACGGCCTTCGGCCTGGTGGGCGAGCACACCACCTTCGAGGACCTGCGGGGCCTGGGCTGGAAGCGGCCCGCCATGGGCTTCGCCGCCGCCGTGTTCATGCTGAGCCTGGCGGGCATCCCGCCCCTGGGCGGCTTCTACGGCAAGTACATGATCTTCCGCGAGCTGGTGGGCACGGGTCATGTGGGCCTGGCCATCCTGGGCGTGCTGGCGAGTCTGGTGTCCGCCTATTACTACCTGCGCTTCCTCGTGGCCCTCTTCCTCCAGGCCCCCAATGCCGAGGCGGAACGCCTGGCCTCGGATCGCCCGGCGGTGCATGCCCCCCTGGCCGGCGCCACGGTGCTGGTGGCCGCGGGCATCGTCCTGACCGGCGGCTTTCTCCAGTATTTCCTTGCAGATGGGTTCGCCCGGCGCGCCCTGGTCGAGGGACTCGGCCTGATCCGCTGA
- a CDS encoding efflux RND transporter periplasmic adaptor subunit, with product MKRNTWIVLGIGVAVVAAGAGYALTRPKDEVKWRQAKLDKGNITQRINATGAVSPVVQVAVGTQVSGVISALYVDYNSIVKKGQLIAQIDPTIWETQLKDAEAGMDRAKASMDDARRQYERAKRLAAEKLLADQDLEAKQVAYQTAVASYENAKASLERAKANLGYCNITAPVDGVVISRLADVGQTVAASFSTPNLFQIAQDLSKMKVQVSIGESDIDEVKVGQRAFFTVDSLPDRQFGATVSLVRQEPITTQNVVNYVVEMIVPNEPLPGSGEEAQGSAQAAGGHAPRGSASGEASGAAPGAGQGAPDPEKAWERMKDRLPAGTTKADFLKRFKERQAGQGRPDQVRSMAAAAQAPVGDPKALARIPGGASQLGGPKFTGTLALRSGMTANVTIVTNQRKDVLRVPNSALRFNPSAFIKDEKKTDGPRLGQPMTMGGGPRPGAQSTTGSKGGLVARREDRIWVLENGKPKALVVKAGITDGQFTEVTGEGLQEGLQILVGVENTKQANGTAATPGGQGGRR from the coding sequence ATGAAGCGGAACACCTGGATCGTTCTTGGCATTGGCGTCGCGGTGGTGGCGGCGGGAGCCGGCTACGCCCTCACGCGGCCCAAGGATGAAGTGAAGTGGCGCCAGGCCAAGCTGGACAAGGGCAACATCACCCAGCGCATCAATGCCACGGGCGCCGTGAGCCCGGTGGTGCAGGTGGCTGTGGGCACCCAGGTGTCCGGGGTGATCTCGGCCCTCTATGTGGACTACAACAGCATCGTGAAGAAGGGTCAGCTCATCGCCCAGATCGATCCGACCATCTGGGAGACCCAGCTGAAGGACGCCGAGGCCGGCATGGACCGGGCCAAGGCGAGCATGGATGACGCCCGGCGCCAGTACGAGCGCGCCAAGCGCCTGGCGGCGGAAAAACTGCTGGCGGACCAGGATCTCGAGGCCAAGCAGGTGGCCTACCAGACCGCCGTGGCCAGCTACGAGAACGCCAAGGCCTCCCTGGAGCGCGCCAAGGCCAACCTCGGCTACTGCAATATCACGGCTCCGGTGGATGGCGTCGTCATCTCGCGGCTGGCGGATGTGGGGCAGACCGTGGCGGCGAGCTTCAGCACGCCCAACCTCTTCCAGATCGCCCAGGACCTGTCGAAGATGAAGGTCCAGGTCTCCATCGGCGAATCGGACATCGACGAAGTGAAGGTGGGCCAGCGCGCCTTCTTCACCGTGGACAGCCTGCCGGACCGCCAATTCGGCGCCACCGTGAGCCTGGTCCGGCAGGAGCCGATCACCACCCAGAATGTCGTGAACTATGTGGTCGAGATGATCGTCCCCAACGAGCCCCTCCCCGGCTCCGGCGAGGAGGCCCAGGGCTCCGCCCAGGCCGCCGGCGGCCATGCCCCCCGTGGCTCGGCATCAGGCGAGGCATCCGGCGCGGCACCTGGAGCGGGGCAGGGCGCTCCCGATCCCGAGAAGGCCTGGGAACGCATGAAGGACCGCCTGCCGGCGGGCACCACCAAGGCGGACTTCCTGAAGCGGTTCAAGGAGCGCCAGGCGGGACAGGGCAGGCCCGATCAGGTCCGCTCCATGGCCGCCGCGGCCCAGGCCCCCGTGGGCGATCCGAAGGCCCTGGCCCGGATCCCCGGCGGCGCCAGCCAGCTCGGCGGCCCGAAGTTCACCGGCACCCTGGCCCTGCGCTCGGGCATGACCGCCAATGTCACCATCGTCACCAACCAGCGCAAGGATGTGCTGCGGGTGCCGAACTCCGCCCTGCGCTTCAACCCCTCCGCCTTCATCAAGGATGAGAAGAAAACCGACGGCCCGCGCCTGGGCCAGCCCATGACGATGGGCGGCGGTCCCCGGCCCGGGGCCCAGAGCACCACTGGCAGCAAAGGGGGCCTGGTGGCCCGGCGGGAGGACCGCATCTGGGTGCTGGAGAACGGCAAGCCCAAGGCCCTCGTGGTGAAGGCCGGCATCACTGACGGCCAGTTCACCGAAGTAACCGGCGAAGGCCTCCAGGAGGGCCTGCAGATCCTGGTGGGCGTCGAAAACACCAAGCAGGCCAACGGCACGGCGGCCACGCCGGGCGGCCAGGGCGGACGGCGCTAG
- a CDS encoding ABC transporter permease, with protein MRFLEFIKLALFAITRNKMRAFLTMLGIIVGVGAVIAMIGIGEGSKRASIALIQNMGSNMLTIFPGSGGNRFGPSAMGSADILLESDPPLIQQELAQSSVVAASAQVQTTRPIIFQNSNYVTQVQGTGPEFLQIRGWEVENGRFFTDTEVRGMAKVCVIGQTVKDNLFPNGEDPVGQTVRVGALPFQVVGVLEKKGAGMWGDQDDLIVAPYTTVMRKIMGRDKIQRIMVSAQEGKAELAEAEVTALLRQRMKVAPKDDNPFQIRKQDDIVQMQSQQAGILTALLAVAASISLVVGGIGISNIMLVSVTERTREIGIRRALGATQRSILWQFLIEAIVLSVLGGVIGIGFAYTAVFILQKFQVPAVTETWAVALGLGFSGVVGVAAGFLPAVKAAKLDVIDALRYE; from the coding sequence ATGCGGTTCCTGGAGTTCATCAAGCTCGCGCTGTTTGCCATCACGCGCAACAAGATGCGCGCGTTTCTCACCATGCTCGGCATCATCGTGGGCGTGGGGGCGGTCATCGCCATGATCGGCATCGGCGAGGGTTCGAAGCGGGCCTCCATCGCCCTGATCCAGAACATGGGCTCCAACATGCTGACCATCTTCCCCGGCAGCGGCGGAAACCGCTTCGGTCCGTCGGCCATGGGCAGCGCGGACATCCTGCTGGAGAGCGATCCCCCCCTGATCCAGCAGGAGCTCGCGCAGAGCAGCGTGGTGGCGGCCTCGGCCCAGGTCCAGACCACGCGGCCCATCATTTTCCAGAACAGCAACTATGTCACCCAGGTCCAGGGCACCGGCCCCGAGTTCCTCCAGATCCGGGGCTGGGAAGTCGAGAACGGGCGCTTCTTCACCGATACCGAAGTCCGTGGCATGGCCAAGGTCTGCGTCATCGGCCAGACCGTGAAGGACAACCTCTTCCCCAATGGCGAAGACCCCGTGGGCCAGACAGTGCGCGTGGGCGCGCTGCCCTTCCAGGTGGTGGGCGTGCTGGAGAAGAAGGGCGCCGGCATGTGGGGCGACCAGGATGACCTCATCGTGGCCCCCTACACCACGGTCATGCGCAAGATCATGGGGCGCGACAAGATCCAGCGCATCATGGTCAGCGCCCAGGAAGGGAAGGCCGAGCTGGCCGAAGCCGAGGTCACGGCTCTTCTGCGCCAGCGCATGAAGGTCGCGCCCAAGGACGACAACCCCTTCCAGATCCGCAAGCAGGACGACATCGTGCAGATGCAGAGCCAGCAGGCGGGCATCCTCACGGCCCTGCTGGCCGTGGCCGCCAGCATCTCCCTGGTGGTGGGCGGCATCGGCATCTCGAACATCATGCTGGTGAGTGTCACCGAGCGCACCCGGGAGATCGGCATCCGCCGCGCCCTGGGCGCCACCCAGCGGAGCATCCTCTGGCAGTTCCTCATCGAGGCCATCGTGCTCTCCGTGCTGGGCGGCGTCATCGGGATCGGATTCGCGTACACCGCCGTCTTCATCCTCCAGAAGTTCCAGGTGCCCGCCGTGACCGAAACCTGGGCCGTGGCCCTGGGCCTGGGCTTCTCCGGGGTGGTGGGCGTGGCGGCCGGGTTCCTGCCCGCTGTGAAGGCCGCGAAGCTGGATGTGATCGACGCCCTGAGGTACGAGTGA
- a CDS encoding MFS transporter encodes MAEAAAPHDPYAALRDGSYRWFIASMGLVTLGLQMQGVVVGWQVYDRTGDPLALGLVGLSEALPFLALALFGGHAADRMNRLRLCMASTLGLALCSALLWGFSWQFQAGPLAKAVGPIYGIIFLTGIMRAFYRPANVALGTDLLSKELYANGSTWRVAVFHSGMVLGPALGGLVYAWRGPVTAHFLVMALMTGGLLGMFAVRYAPRAVAPRVGSILQSLGEGLRFVFSRRLLLGAISLDLFAVLFGGAVAVLPVFAKEILQVGPQGLGILRAAPAAGSVLMGITLAHRPPLRRAGRTLLLCVGGFGVAMIAFALSRSFLLSLLALAASGAVDNVSVVLRATLVQTLTPEHMLGRVSSVNQVFIGSSNEIGAFESGLAARLLGLVPSVVFGGCMTLLVVATTAWKVPELRKMDRIQ; translated from the coding sequence GTGGCTGAGGCCGCCGCCCCCCATGACCCCTACGCGGCCCTGAGGGACGGGAGCTACCGCTGGTTCATCGCGTCCATGGGTCTCGTCACCCTGGGGCTCCAGATGCAGGGCGTGGTGGTGGGCTGGCAGGTCTACGACCGCACGGGGGATCCTCTGGCTTTGGGGCTGGTGGGGTTGTCCGAAGCGCTGCCCTTTCTGGCCCTGGCGCTGTTCGGCGGCCACGCGGCGGACCGGATGAACCGCCTGCGCCTCTGCATGGCCTCGACCCTGGGGCTCGCCCTCTGCTCGGCCCTGCTCTGGGGGTTCAGCTGGCAGTTCCAGGCCGGGCCCCTGGCCAAGGCCGTCGGGCCCATCTACGGGATCATCTTCCTCACGGGCATCATGCGGGCCTTCTACCGTCCGGCCAATGTGGCCCTGGGCACGGACCTGCTGTCCAAGGAACTCTACGCGAACGGCTCGACCTGGCGCGTGGCCGTCTTCCACTCGGGCATGGTGCTCGGCCCGGCCCTGGGGGGCCTGGTCTATGCCTGGCGCGGCCCGGTGACGGCCCATTTCCTGGTGATGGCGCTGATGACGGGTGGCCTCCTGGGCATGTTCGCCGTCCGCTACGCGCCGCGGGCGGTGGCGCCGCGGGTGGGATCCATCCTCCAAAGCCTGGGCGAGGGCCTGCGCTTCGTGTTTTCCCGGCGCCTGCTGCTGGGGGCCATCAGCCTCGACCTCTTCGCCGTGCTGTTCGGCGGGGCCGTGGCCGTGCTGCCCGTGTTCGCCAAGGAGATCCTCCAGGTGGGACCTCAGGGCCTCGGCATCCTGCGTGCCGCCCCGGCCGCGGGTTCGGTGCTCATGGGCATCACCCTGGCCCACCGGCCGCCCCTGCGGCGGGCGGGCCGGACCCTGCTCCTCTGCGTGGGGGGGTTCGGCGTGGCCATGATCGCCTTCGCCCTGAGCCGGAGCTTCCTCCTGAGCCTGCTGGCACTGGCGGCCAGCGGGGCTGTGGACAATGTCAGCGTGGTGCTGCGGGCCACCCTGGTTCAGACCCTCACGCCGGAGCACATGCTGGGCCGGGTGTCCTCGGTGAACCAGGTATTCATCGGTTCCAGCAACGAGATCGGGGCCTTCGAGAGCGGCCTGGCCGCCCGGCTTCTGGGCCTGGTGCCCTCGGTGGTCTTCGGCGGCTGCATGACCCTGCTGGTGGTGGCCACCACCGCCTGGAAGGTGCCCGAGCTGCGCAAGATGGACCGCATCCAGTGA
- the tpx gene encoding thiol peroxidase has product MAQITLKGTPLHTSGDLPKVGSAAPAFTLVRTDLSEVSGKDLAGQRVVLNIFPSLDTPTCAASVRKFNARANEKPNTTILCVSADLPFAQKRFCGAEGLDNVVPASTFRSADFGKTYGVTMTDGPLKGLLARAVVVVDGAGKVVHTELVPEIAQEPDYNAALAVL; this is encoded by the coding sequence ATGGCCCAGATCACCCTCAAAGGCACCCCCCTCCACACCTCCGGCGATCTGCCGAAGGTGGGTTCCGCGGCCCCGGCCTTCACGCTGGTGCGCACCGATCTCTCCGAAGTCTCCGGCAAGGACCTCGCGGGCCAGCGCGTGGTGCTGAACATCTTCCCCAGCCTGGACACGCCCACCTGCGCCGCCAGCGTGCGCAAGTTCAACGCCCGCGCCAACGAGAAGCCCAACACCACCATCCTCTGCGTGAGCGCCGACCTGCCCTTCGCCCAGAAGCGCTTCTGCGGCGCGGAGGGCCTGGACAATGTGGTGCCCGCCTCCACCTTCCGCAGCGCCGACTTCGGCAAGACCTACGGCGTCACCATGACGGACGGCCCCCTCAAGGGCCTGCTCGCCCGCGCCGTGGTGGTCGTGGATGGCGCCGGCAAGGTGGTCCACACCGAGCTCGTTCCCGAGATCGCGCAGGAACCCGACTACAACGCCGCGCTCGCCGTGCTGTAA
- a CDS encoding DUF4136 domain-containing protein gives MRPLRLPAALLSLALLGACSSYQVTYDYDVTASYGRYRTFDYYTSKKGTGGTTNLMDKRVRAAVEKELQAKGFAMETKADPDFLVTYYPIVQERRYRTTTHVGWGWGYRPVYGHIGTSTSQVHHYKEGSIVIEIVDFKSNQMIWQGAAAGALTGLDNPEDADEVVPRAVRDILAKFPPK, from the coding sequence ATGCGCCCCCTCAGACTGCCCGCTGCCCTGCTGTCCCTCGCCCTGCTCGGGGCCTGCAGCAGCTACCAGGTGACCTACGACTACGATGTGACCGCTTCCTATGGGCGCTACCGGACCTTCGACTACTACACCTCCAAGAAGGGCACCGGCGGCACCACCAACCTCATGGACAAGCGGGTGCGCGCCGCCGTGGAGAAGGAGCTCCAGGCCAAGGGCTTCGCCATGGAGACCAAGGCGGACCCGGACTTCCTCGTGACCTACTACCCCATCGTGCAGGAACGGAGGTACCGCACCACCACCCATGTGGGCTGGGGCTGGGGCTACCGGCCGGTCTACGGACACATCGGCACCTCCACCAGCCAGGTGCACCACTACAAGGAAGGCAGCATCGTCATCGAGATCGTGGATTTCAAGAGCAACCAGATGATCTGGCAGGGCGCCGCGGCGGGCGCCCTCACGGGCCTGGACAACCCCGAAGATGCCGATGAGGTCGTGCCGAGGGCGGTTCGCGACATCCTCGCCAAGTTCCCGCCGAAGTAA
- a CDS encoding aminotransferase-like domain-containing protein — protein MVLDPTLDPGASSPLYLQLQRRLRGLIQQGEWRPGTRLPAVPELAQRWGVHRLTVLKALAGLKRTGWIQTVQGRGSFVAPRLPEAPGLRSTSEFPFEGSPLLVHDGELGSWLGETLERVQDRHLVSFSAGFIPSDLLPAEQLRRITAQVLKDLGSEAWVYSAPAGYAPYLEAVGRWLASEGEPIDEGWGIRTIPGAQSGLALALESFTVPGDRVLVESPCYVGILALIRALGREAVPVPVDRQGLDPERLASALQRSEAKMLFTVPSFHNPTGMTQSKARRERVLALTRTHGVILVTDSAYGDLRFSGNSLPPFRRLEGADHVIHLGSFSKSLAAGLRLGYLIARDDLLRRMAPIQEVQTIAQPPLMQAVVARFLDTGGFRRHLARVRRALKERRDAMVEALAEHFPGGTQVSEPKGGMHLWVVMPEGYSALDLHRDALQHGIGFAPGPLFFADGRGTNCLRLNFSTHDPATTRDAIARLGQLIHRA, from the coding sequence ATGGTTCTCGATCCCACCCTCGACCCGGGCGCCTCCAGCCCCTTGTATCTGCAGCTGCAGCGGCGGCTTCGTGGCCTCATCCAGCAGGGCGAGTGGCGACCCGGCACGCGGCTGCCCGCCGTGCCCGAGCTGGCCCAGCGCTGGGGGGTCCATCGCCTGACGGTCCTGAAGGCCCTGGCCGGGCTCAAGCGCACGGGCTGGATCCAGACCGTGCAGGGGCGGGGCAGCTTCGTGGCGCCGCGCCTGCCGGAAGCCCCGGGCTTGCGCTCCACCAGCGAGTTCCCGTTTGAGGGTTCCCCGTTGCTGGTCCACGACGGGGAGTTGGGCTCCTGGCTGGGTGAGACCCTGGAGCGGGTCCAGGACAGGCACCTGGTGAGCTTTTCCGCGGGATTCATCCCCTCCGACCTGCTGCCGGCCGAGCAACTCCGGCGCATCACGGCCCAGGTGCTGAAAGACCTCGGCTCCGAGGCCTGGGTCTACTCCGCCCCCGCGGGCTATGCGCCCTACCTGGAAGCCGTGGGCCGCTGGCTGGCCTCCGAGGGCGAGCCCATCGACGAGGGCTGGGGCATCCGCACCATCCCCGGGGCGCAGTCCGGTCTGGCCCTGGCCCTGGAATCCTTCACGGTGCCCGGTGACCGCGTGCTGGTGGAAAGCCCTTGCTATGTGGGCATCCTGGCCCTCATCCGCGCCCTGGGCCGTGAGGCGGTGCCCGTGCCCGTGGACCGCCAGGGCCTGGATCCCGAGCGGCTGGCTTCGGCCCTCCAGCGCAGCGAAGCCAAAATGCTCTTCACGGTGCCCAGCTTCCACAATCCCACCGGCATGACCCAGTCCAAGGCCCGCCGGGAGCGGGTGCTGGCGCTGACGCGGACCCACGGCGTGATCCTCGTGACGGATTCGGCCTACGGCGACCTGCGCTTCTCCGGCAACTCCCTGCCGCCCTTCCGGCGGCTCGAGGGCGCCGACCATGTCATCCACCTGGGGAGCTTCTCCAAGTCGCTGGCGGCGGGCCTGCGCCTGGGCTACCTCATCGCCAGGGACGACCTGCTCCGGCGCATGGCCCCCATCCAGGAAGTGCAGACCATCGCCCAGCCGCCGCTCATGCAGGCCGTAGTGGCCCGCTTCCTCGACACGGGCGGCTTCCGCCGCCATCTGGCCCGCGTGCGCCGCGCCCTCAAGGAGCGCCGCGATGCCATGGTCGAGGCCCTGGCCGAGCACTTCCCCGGGGGCACCCAGGTCTCCGAGCCGAAAGGCGGCATGCACCTGTGGGTGGTGATGCCCGAGGGCTACTCGGCCCTCGACCTGCACCGCGACGCCCTGCAGCACGGCATCGGATTCGCGCCGGGGCCCCTCTTCTTCGCCGACGGCCGGGGCACCAACTGCCTCCGCCTGAACTTCTCCACGCACGACCCTGCGACCACCCGGGACGCCATCGCGCGCCTGGGTCAACTGATCCACCGGGCCTGA
- a CDS encoding branched-chain amino acid aminotransferase, translating to MSTSTLEIRPSDHAASPEERAKLMTNLRFGQVFSDHMVVIPYKEGQGWGKGVLKAYGPIEMSPASSVLHYGQAIFEGFKAYKQKDGSIASFRPEANAHRFNKSAARLAMPELPEARFLEAAKALITQDQAWVPGAVGESLYMRPLMIGTEAALGVHASNEYLFLLMACPSGAYFPAGVKPVTVWISDEYVRAAPGGTGFAKCAGNYAASLVAQSQAKDQGCDQVVWLDAIHREYIEEMGGMNIFFVYQEKGETVVVTPELTGTLLPGITRDSLLQLAREQGFRAEERKISVAEWKAAVAEGRMTEAFACGTAAVITPVGQVKSRQGEWTIHNGDTGPVAAKLREALLNLQHGLAPDPHGWMKKIVG from the coding sequence ATGTCCACTTCCACCCTCGAGATCCGTCCCTCGGATCACGCCGCCAGTCCCGAGGAACGCGCCAAGCTCATGACCAACCTCCGCTTCGGGCAGGTGTTCTCCGACCACATGGTGGTGATCCCCTACAAGGAAGGGCAGGGCTGGGGCAAGGGCGTGCTGAAGGCCTACGGCCCCATCGAAATGTCCCCGGCCTCCTCCGTGCTGCACTACGGCCAGGCCATCTTCGAGGGCTTCAAGGCCTACAAGCAGAAGGACGGCAGCATCGCCTCCTTCCGGCCCGAGGCCAATGCCCATCGCTTCAATAAGTCCGCCGCCCGCCTGGCCATGCCCGAGCTGCCGGAGGCCCGCTTCCTGGAAGCCGCCAAGGCCCTAATCACGCAGGACCAGGCCTGGGTGCCCGGCGCCGTGGGCGAGAGCCTCTACATGCGCCCCCTCATGATCGGCACCGAGGCCGCGCTGGGCGTCCACGCCAGCAACGAGTACCTCTTCCTCTTGATGGCCTGCCCCAGCGGCGCCTACTTCCCCGCCGGCGTGAAGCCGGTGACCGTCTGGATCTCCGATGAATATGTCCGCGCCGCGCCCGGCGGCACCGGCTTCGCCAAGTGCGCCGGCAACTACGCGGCCAGCCTCGTGGCCCAGAGCCAGGCCAAGGATCAGGGCTGCGACCAGGTGGTGTGGCTCGACGCCATCCACCGCGAATACATCGAGGAGATGGGCGGCATGAACATCTTCTTCGTCTACCAGGAGAAGGGCGAGACCGTGGTGGTCACGCCCGAACTCACCGGCACCCTGCTGCCCGGCATCACCCGCGACAGCCTCCTGCAGCTGGCCCGCGAGCAGGGTTTCCGCGCAGAGGAGCGCAAGATCAGCGTGGCTGAGTGGAAGGCCGCCGTGGCCGAAGGCCGCATGACGGAAGCCTTCGCCTGCGGCACCGCCGCCGTCATCACGCCCGTGGGCCAGGTGAAGTCCCGGCAGGGCGAGTGGACCATCCACAACGGCGATACCGGCCCCGTGGCCGCCAAGCTCCGCGAAGCCCTCCTCAACCTCCAGCACGGCCTCGCGCCCGATCCCCACGGCTGGATGAAGAAGATCGTCGGCTAA
- a CDS encoding DUF4382 domain-containing protein, whose translation MRLRPILVALVSLGLTLACGGGGGGSNRTSPSGTLTLRLGADSFPGFSQAIVSLEKVEASVDGGTWIPLGDIKATFDLLALQGGGSTLILPAKSVTAATYAQFRLTWATVNYQSVSHVAAYLISSGGIEQSLAMPATTVVSGPVIVPANGNVTAQIMLSGQQMVQSHAGGAATYTFQATGRAFDLGATARITGHLSAGSTPLTGVEVFAETVDGSGLATLQRRAFTDAAGNYALEALPAGGLWFLVAQPAGSLSAYPAAATSVNATAATSYAADLSFSAPQAPGSLTLTVTPASTATQGTWGELRQTLATGLGGSQVLIVRSQTVATGVAQDQAGFLGLFPSAYGVTAQRSTSGGAPVMKTSATQLLVSAGGTASTVLSYP comes from the coding sequence ATGCGCCTACGCCCCATCCTGGTCGCCCTCGTTTCCCTGGGACTGACGCTGGCCTGCGGCGGCGGAGGCGGCGGCAGCAACCGGACCTCCCCCAGCGGCACCCTCACCCTCCGTCTCGGCGCCGACAGCTTCCCCGGATTCAGCCAGGCCATCGTGAGCCTTGAAAAGGTGGAGGCTTCTGTCGACGGCGGCACCTGGATCCCCCTCGGCGACATCAAGGCCACCTTCGACCTCCTGGCCCTGCAGGGCGGAGGCAGCACCCTGATCCTGCCGGCCAAGTCGGTCACGGCCGCCACCTACGCGCAGTTCCGGCTCACCTGGGCCACCGTCAACTACCAGTCCGTCTCCCATGTGGCGGCATACCTGATCTCGAGTGGCGGAATCGAGCAGTCCCTCGCCATGCCCGCCACCACGGTGGTGAGCGGCCCCGTGATCGTGCCCGCCAACGGGAATGTCACGGCCCAGATCATGCTGAGCGGGCAGCAGATGGTGCAGTCCCACGCCGGCGGCGCCGCCACCTACACCTTCCAGGCGACGGGCCGCGCCTTTGACCTGGGCGCCACGGCCCGCATCACGGGGCACCTCAGTGCGGGATCCACCCCGCTGACCGGCGTGGAGGTGTTCGCGGAGACGGTGGATGGCAGCGGTCTGGCCACACTCCAGCGCCGCGCCTTCACGGACGCCGCCGGCAACTACGCCCTCGAGGCCCTGCCCGCCGGCGGCCTCTGGTTCCTCGTGGCCCAGCCTGCGGGCTCCCTCAGCGCCTACCCCGCCGCTGCGACTTCCGTGAACGCGACGGCCGCCACCAGCTACGCCGCGGATCTCTCCTTCAGCGCTCCCCAGGCCCCCGGCTCCCTCACCCTCACGGTCACGCCAGCCTCCACCGCCACCCAGGGCACCTGGGGCGAGCTGCGGCAGACGCTTGCGACGGGCCTGGGGGGTTCCCAGGTCCTCATCGTCCGCTCCCAGACCGTGGCCACGGGCGTGGCCCAGGACCAGGCCGGGTTCCTCGGCCTCTTCCCCAGCGCCTACGGCGTCACGGCCCAGCGCAGCACCTCGGGGGGTGCGCCGGTCATGAAGACCAGCGCCACCCAGCTGCTGGTGAGCGCCGGCGGCACCGCAAGCACCGTGCTCTCCTACCCCTGA
- a CDS encoding cytochrome c3 family protein, producing the protein MVPIRSLLVGFVLGACVLSAAGPTPIGAAACKMCHKVQFESWNASKHAKLSPVLDCEACHGPGSEYKAVKVMKDPVAAKKAGLIMPGKAQCNTCHGKKKVSVLTDAMFAKVHAHKKK; encoded by the coding sequence ATGGTTCCGATCCGTTCACTGCTGGTGGGCTTCGTGCTGGGTGCCTGCGTGCTCTCGGCTGCAGGCCCGACCCCCATTGGGGCCGCCGCCTGCAAGATGTGCCACAAGGTCCAGTTCGAATCCTGGAACGCCTCCAAGCACGCCAAGCTCAGCCCCGTGCTGGATTGCGAGGCTTGCCACGGCCCCGGCAGCGAGTACAAGGCCGTGAAGGTGATGAAGGACCCCGTCGCCGCCAAGAAGGCGGGCCTGATCATGCCGGGCAAGGCGCAGTGCAACACTTGCCACGGCAAGAAGAAGGTGTCGGTCCTGACCGATGCGATGTTCGCGAAGGTGCACGCGCACAAGAAGAAGTAG